Proteins encoded within one genomic window of Brassica rapa cultivar Chiifu-401-42 chromosome A09, CAAS_Brap_v3.01, whole genome shotgun sequence:
- the LOC103838757 gene encoding FBD-associated F-box protein At4g10400-like, with product MPMLLEVFSEEDSYEDEEANDNHITTVLESFHLNIASECSASQIGLWVRIAVDRTQQSDVLLDVPSSQFTFRSLVKLRLLSVIYSDDESFSSLISTCPVLEELAVETRPQTMLGIPVVHWTSMLVSLLHHSPKLQALKLVQDHGMPAERKRFEWRDYEGTKVEKEVAIYILNNAKRLVTATIYPFSVSLVRKCKMFEEVEIATRSLRAFKLVRKHQIFEEFEILQPEGQKHMGAYNEKLIVQES from the exons ATGCCAATGTTATTGGAAGTTTTCTCAGAGGAAGATAGCTACGAAGACGAAGAGGCTAATGATAATCATATCACAA CGGTTCTAGAAAGCTTTCATCTCAACATCGCCTCTGAATGCAGCGCTTCCCAGATCGGTCTATGGGTTAGAATCGCTGTCGATCG AACTCAACAGagtgatgttcttctggatgtTCCTTCTTCTCAGTTTACCTTCCGTTCCCTCGTAAAGCTACGCCTTCTCTCTGTCATTTACTCAGACGATGAATCTTTCTCTAGCCTTATATCAACCTGTCCCGTCCTTGAAGAGTTAGCTGTGGAGACGCGTCCCCAGACAAT GCTCGGTATCCCCGTGGTACA CTGGACGAGTATGCTTGTGAGTTTGCTCCACCATTCTCCTAAACTACAAGCTCTCAAGCTTGTTCAGGACCATGGGATGCCTGCGGAGCGGAAG AGGTTTGAGTGGAGAGACTATGAAGGAACAAAAGTTGAGAAAGAAGTGGCGATTTATATTTTGAACAACGCGAAGCGGTTAGTGACTGCAACTATCTATCCTTTCTCAGTTAGTTTGGTGCGCAAATGTAAGATGTTTGAGGAAGTGGAAATTGCAACCAGGAGTTTAAGAGCAT TCAAGTTGGTGCGCAAACATCAGATCTTTGAGGAATTTGAAATATTGCAACCAGAAGGGCAAAAGCATATGGGAGCTTACAATGAGAAACTAATCGTACAAGAGAGTTGA